GATGCAAGTTCAGATCCAACTTCTCTGCAGACTACCCTGTCGTCTCTTCTCCCACATGACGAGCTTCACCAACAGATGAAGTCTCGAAAGGCATTCCATGATGGCTGGCGAGAAGGTCCAATCACATTCTTGCCAACTTACAAGTACGATCCTGGAAGTGTTGGCGTCTTCGACTCTAGTGAGAAGAAGCGGGCGCCATCCTGGTGCGATCGCATCCTGTATCGCACTCGGAGGGACAAGGTGGCTTGGGAGGCAAAGATTCGCGAGGAGGCCAACGCACGAAAGAAGGACGCCGAGCTCCATGCGAGTGGCATCGCCGAAGCTGCAAATGATGATGATTTACTTTACGACTATGACCCAGACACGGATGGTGCGGATCTCGCGGACGAGTACGATGAATATGACGATGTCGATGAAGGCGTGGTCATTACGAAAGAAGGATTCGAGGACGAGATCGAGCAGGAATACTACACTGCACACCAACGTGTACTCTCCAGCGACCACAAACCCCTGGACGCGAGTTTCATGCTGAAGTACGACGCAGTAGTGCCGGAGCTCAAAGCGAAAGTCCATGCCGAGGCAGCAAAAGAGCTCGACAAGGCTGAGAATGAAGGCCGGCCAAACGTGACTGTCGTCGTTGACGAGCATAACAAAACTCCCTCGATTTCTGAGAGCGACGGGTACGATGAGAAGTTCGAGGGGGTCTGGTTCGGCGAGATCAGATGGGCACAAAGCAAGCATCGATCCCTGACTATCGCAAACACCAGTCGAGTGCCCGCGAGTTTCTCCTTCATCGAGCGACCGGTCGCTGTCAACGATGTGCCAGGCATTGCGCCGAAATGGCTAGGCCTGAAAATCAACGATCACGACGTTCCCAGCTCGTCCACTACCTCAGAACCGGTCACACTCGAACCAGGCGAGACGTGCGCCGTGGACTTGGATTTACGCATAATGAGCATTGACGACGTACGAACTTTGAACGAGAAGAAAGACGGACTGGAGGAGATTCTTGTTTTGCGGGTGGAGAATGGCCGGGACCACTTCATTCCATTACGAGCTAAATGGCTTGACAGTACTCTGGGCAGACACATTGACAAGCTAGTTCGCATTCCCGAAGGCGGCATCCGCAGACTGCAAGGCCAAAAGCCCGCCGACAAGGGAAAGGCCGCCAAAGCAGTGATCAACGCCGCCAGCGCCTTCTCGCATGGAGGCGGCTCGGACGACGGAAGCGCAGACTCGACAACGGGCAGCAAGAACGCACATGGTGCCACTTCGCCTTCCTCGCGGCAcagtgatgaagaagaaccTGTACGTTTCTCTGCTCCGCGCGAACTGTTCCGGCTGACGGAGGCGATAGAAGAGTTGGGCGTCCGCGTTGTGGCCATCTGGGCTATGACGCAGCCAGACGGTGACTCGCGCACCTCCATTGATACCGCTCCGGCTGTTATGAAAGCTCCATGGGACGAGCATCCTGCGTGGCCGTTTGACGAAGAGTGCTGGACCGAGCGTACCACTTCCCACTGGACCGAGGCTCTCAGTGAGGCTTGCAATGCTGTGGACGATGACAAGCCAATCGAAGCGATTCTCCCGGCGGACTTGCCGCGAATCCAAAAGCTATACGTTCTGTCCAGCTTTCTGCTTATCTTCCTACGAAGTATGACAGATGGCATTGTAACCGCAGCTCTTTGGTCCGAGGTCGAAGCCTACCTCGCTGAAGTTgacaagtcgaagaagaagccgtccAACGACGACCAGAGAACAGCAATTCAGGAGATTCTGTCTCAGAGTCCGAGCCACAACATctccttcatcctcatcacgTCCATGCTAGAGCGCATGATGCAAGAAAGAATCTCGAACAGTCCGGAAAAGGACCTGACATCGCCTAGTCCTGCAAGCAAAGCAGGAGGTACCTTGAAGCGCATGGCGACACTCGGTCGCGCGGCACAGGCGCCACCAAAAGAGCTGGCCAGTCCAGCATTGGCCAAGGTATTCGCGGACGCCGTCGTCAGAGTCGACGCGCATGGAGGCGATAAGGCCAAGACGGCTCTCCAAAAGCGGAAGGCTGCATTGATAGAGATCTTTTTGCAGAGGGATGCGCCATAGATAGACGCAGCGAGTATGATACCCAGACCTTCGACGAAATGGCAAC
This genomic interval from Zymoseptoria tritici IPO323 chromosome 8, whole genome shotgun sequence contains the following:
- a CDS encoding inositol polyphosphate 5-phosphatase (inositol/phosphatidylinositol phosphatase activity), with the protein product MQDVPGSFPPPARTPSTSRSHNQSDDEEEEEEVTYRSLSQLVYSRRAEYVRPKHVRIKVGTWNVASFKGTEKDVGGWFVGGKGLAEGLTGLRIDDSSKTENVESVNLQEARYERKHETLPTGDTGILPKGDDVGLYVLSLQELVDITSVAEALRPSTDPAAANKFKEAMNAALPAGYQLVAEQQLIGLLLLVYAAPDVAKDVKSVSTTSVGTGVMGYMGNKGAVTARIVLGETTRLVFVNCHLAAGADKASLERRNWDASQIVSRTRFEPIKDAMDLAQTTGEQIGDEDFAFWCGDLNYRLEGIPGDDVRRLLMLHTRNEYDLSQKSARKVENELHNAAESVSKRVAGQTLEAPGSSNTSARSSMDIRRSFESGQTESTKATTALEAEIDASSDPTSLQTTLSSLLPHDELHQQMKSRKAFHDGWREGPITFLPTYKYDPGSVGVFDSSEKKRAPSWCDRILYRTRRDKVAWEAKIREEANARKKDAELHASGIAEAANDDDLLYDYDPDTDGADLADEYDEYDDVDEGVVITKEGFEDEIEQEYYTAHQRVLSSDHKPLDASFMLKYDAVVPELKAKVHAEAAKELDKAENEGRPNVTVVVDEHNKTPSISESDGYDEKFEGVWFGEIRWAQSKHRSLTIANTSRVPASFSFIERPVAVNDVPGIAPKWLGLKINDHDVPSSSTTSEPVTLEPGETCAVDLDLRIMSIDDVRTLNEKKDGLEEILVLRVENGRDHFIPLRAKWLDSTLGRHIDKLVRIPEGGIRRLQGQKPADKGKAAKANAHGATSPSSRHSDEEEPVRFSAPRELFRLTEAIEELGVRVVAIWAMTQPDAPWDEHPAWPFDEECWTERTTSHWTEALSEACNAVDDDKPIEAILPADLPRIQKLYVLSSFLLIFLRSMTDGIVTAALWSEVEAYLAEVDKSKKKPSNDDQRTAIQEILSQSPSHNISFILITSMLERMMQERISNSPEKDLTSPSPASKAGGTLKRMATLGRAAQAPPKELASPALAKVFADAVVRVDAHGGDKAKTALQKRKAALIEIFLQRDAP